The following coding sequences lie in one Micropterus dolomieu isolate WLL.071019.BEF.003 ecotype Adirondacks linkage group LG15, ASM2129224v1, whole genome shotgun sequence genomic window:
- the golga4 gene encoding golgin subfamily A member 4 isoform X3: MRRESGHLLDIRSEQGSIARRIGCQVQQKRNTFPSLSSRLLVGCLLHQRDKMFKKLKQRINEEQSPQRNAQSPQQAQTGSGDRRSSQTPPFHHDGTPSPSDRESASKGPARSPRGSINGDESASPQRESFTQKLQLKVPSMESLIRGGASRAENLFRSPSKENLVRSSSRESLTPLGENEPQGTPTYDPPSDIESEAEEPPGSAETLSKEQLLHRLLRVESSLGKYRGKYSELVTAYRTVQRDKEKTQVILSQSQDKALRRIGELREELQMDQQAKKHIQDEFDAALEEKDQMITVLQTQVALLKKRVKGAPDGAVPPGGDVPQSEDALDSTSSSQSPLKEQGVEAEVTEGEGSTDPTKLMEALQKRVKRQENLLQKCKEVMRTHKERSAQLSSENETLQEQLQERLQELEKIKELHTTEKTKLITQLRDAKNLIEQLEQDKGMVIAETKRQMHETLEMKEEEVAQLRSRLQQATAQKEELQEQKEKTEKSAFEELERALGVAQRAEEARKQLQVQLEEQVKEVERASEEERKSLQQELTRVKQEVVTIMKKASEETVANMEKLHSEALAAKEDEMSARISKAVEECKEEFAQLAKEREQQASLALEDVELQKTALRTEADNKVKEIQLDLEAARTRILELESSLEKVSQDGPSLTHELSSQLDELKDKHKEQISALEEEHHEQLEKHKGTLTQQHNAALEELKEKHRVEVETLLRDKELQLQAHVEDMNQKTLEKLDAKQAELEVVCAELSEALKRKQLLEEKLVATEEAHSLAQLEHEKRFQDQVAKHNLALENTKQEQKQSLGGKEKTLKEEIKALKIVLREKEKDIEERIYREKTLQEELQELNVKVKELKELQQRLSQSQLEKESLKESNAQLSKLSEDLDQCKRDLTDLEHQLEVAQNDCQQKEKSVQELEHQLQQSKNELLEQEKSFTAELNTKQEEQTRLKKQMEEEKAAHEKKLKNTTTELEAKLKTQETKMEKFKQKAKDMHESFKKKIQQNEENMKKELAKKEKELQQKEQQVQEKIVEMANKSSQGLSSAMSELQANHKEELEKLHDSHKHEIEELEHRWQEKLGQQEEELMEKHSHILQEKAQELEEMSQQLGRGKEENEQALCEIKDLKEELAIRETTVQKLQEELNEAAVKLESLSQGEALLKEQMESLERNLNQALNERNSLQDKLETTKEENRERLKTLSDKLEETEKQLKALEGSRWKESEDLENKFEETSIQLQAKKAEFQQQLIMIQNQMEHCCKEFQSKVECGSNELCQRVECRLKELKDRLLCSQKKVGHLKNGILTKVDRICTLEESLRQQTEENKNLCISLEQVNAQVSAHMEHVQALTHEKENHSQSVNEKVQKIEELSEANRIISESMKTNESHIRNLESIISDLKNQLASSIKEKEEAINQLKQQYKEERQQIEETIERLEQERKSALERVDALRNSLSEAEAKFTQNDNAITSLQARLDELEREIVEKNEALQRLTASIDNQSISKSEMDQVLSEKEQRVSGLNQELESCIGRLGELQEQLALKTKECEQLTADLKQQHSIREDEKRVLAEQLQQTQMQRNVEKEMAEKLLSLEEDNQKCKHKLESQREEFERMKDEIIKSKEESLKASEEKLSAESARKVSELKKKAEQKIGQIKKQLTSQLEEKEQTIKTLQASLEEVKSSEMARKEHADTLEEKIKTLEEALINLKEEQEKQLEQILSVERLEKEKSLEELKNVYEEKLSSLQRDVAQQGQLKETESALQEIEAKLEEAEEQNGNLLAEINRLKEELREKDAELEEHQATITQVQNPLEPEAAMTVECSSVQQTKSAMENHSTMPEVDTDSLESLKDSLNQVRNEKEKIQKDFARLQKDLRLLRKEHEQDLEYMKKEFLEENETKLKLEMEDVQMKHNSAIKQLMREFNTQMALKERELDTAVKEAIAKAQSVEAELISSHREEASQLRKLIAQKEEDLHRTVQTYEQVIQNREEEMGDRVWQVQKELEELQRKGPSEMTMEDLQAQLAEKTTLLSEARLKEQQFVERIHSLEDKIKCFHRKTVVTHLGSTFKDPGFNSTDALSEATEMEYLRKVLFEYMMGRETKTMAKVITSMLKFPPDQAQKVLDKEDSKTTPWLR, encoded by the exons ATGCGCAGAGAGTCCGGCCACCTGCTGGATATCAGAAGCGAACAGGGAAGTATAGCACGGAGGATTGGATGCCAGGTTCAGCAAAAACGAAATACCTTTCCGTCCCTCAGTAGTCGTCTGCTCGTCGGCTGTTTGCTACATCAGCGTGACAAGATGTTTAAAAAACTTAAGCAGAGGATAAACGAGGAGCAGTCACCGCAGAGGAATGCGCAGTCGCCCCAACAGGCCCAG acgGGCAGTGGAGACCGGCGCAGCAGCCAAACCCCCCCTTTTCATCACGATGGCACACCCTCTCCCAGTGACCGAGAG AGTGCCTCGAAAGGACCAGCAAGGTCTCCGAGAGGTAGCATCAATGGGGATGAAAGTGCTTCTCCTCAA AGAGAGTCATTTACCCAGAAACTGCAATTAAAAGTTCCCTCAATGGAGTCGTTGATTCGCGGCGGCGCCAGTCGGGCAGAAAACCTGTTCCGCTCTCCTTCTAAAGAAAACCTTGTCCGAAGCTCATCGCGTGAGTCCCTGACACCTTTGGGAGAAAACGAGCCCCAGGGCACCCCCACATATGATCCCCCCTCGGACATTGAGAGTGAGGCCGAAGAGCCACCAGGATCTGCAGAGACCCTTTCCAAAGAGCAGCTGTTGCACCGGCTGCTCAGAGTGGAGAGTAGCCTGGGGAAGTACAGAGGGAAGTACTCAGAG CTAGTTACTGCATACCGCACAGTACAACgagataaagaaaaaacacag GTCATTCTCAGTCAGAGTCAAGATAAAGCTCTGCGGAGGATAGGGGAGCTGCGGGAG GAGCTTCAAATGGACCAGCAGGCCAAGAAACACATACAGGACGAGTTTGATGCTGCGCTGGAGGAGAAAGACCAAATGATCACTGTGCTCCAAACACAG GTTGCTCTGTTGAAGAAACGAGTCAAGGGCGCCCCTGACGGTGCTGTTCCACCTGGGGGAGATGTCCCTCAATCTGAAGATGCTTTAGATTCTACATCTTCCTCACAAAGTCCTTTGAAGGAGCAAGGAGTAGAGGCTGAAGTCACTGAGG GAGAGGGCAGCACTGATCCAACCAAACTTATGGAGGCTCTACAGAAGAGAGTGAAGAGGCAGGAAAACCTACTGCAGAAGTGCAAAGAAGTGATGCGTACACACAAGGAGCGCAGCGCCCAGCTGAGCAGCGAGAATGAAACTCTGCAGGAGCAGTtgcaggagaggctgcaggagCTGGAGAAGATTAAG GAGCTGCACACAACAGAAAAGACTAAGTTGATCACTCAGCTGCGTGATGCGAAGAACCTCATTGAACAGCTGGAGCAGGACAAG ggCATGGTCATTGCTGAGACAAAGCGCCAGATGCATGAGACACTGGAAATGAAAGAAGAAGAGGTTGCACAGCTGCGCTCCAGGCTCCAGCAGGCCACTGCCCAAAAAGAAGAATTGcaggaacagaaagaaaagactgAGAAATCAG cattCGAAGAACTTGAGCGTGCACTGGGTGTAGCTCAGAGGGCGGAGGAGGCCCGAAAACAGCTGCAGGTTCAGCTGGAAGAGCAAGTGAAAGAAGTTGAAAGGGCCAgtgaagaagagaggaagagtcTGCAGCAGGAACTCACAAGAGTTAAACAGGAGGTTGTCACTATCATGAAG AAAGCATCAGAGGAAACTGTAGCCAATATGGAAAAACTCCACAGTGAAGCTTTGGCTGCTAAAGAAGATGAGATGAGTGCCAGAATCAGCAAAGCTGTG GAGGAATGCAAAGAGGAGTTTGCGCAATTAGCCAAAGAGCGAGAACAGCAGGCTTCTCTGGCTCTGGAGGATGTAGAGTTACAGAAGACGGCTCTGAGGACAGAAGCTGATAACAAGGTTAAAGAGATACAGTTGGACCTGGAAGCTGCGAGaact AGAATATTGGAGCTGGAAAGCTCTCTGGAGAAGGTCTCACAAGATGGACCAAGTCTGACCCATGAACTTTCCAGTCAGTTGGACGAGCTGAAGGATAAACACAAAGAGCAGATCTCGGCATTAGAGGAAGAGCACCACGAGCAGCTGGAAAAGCACAAGGGCACCCTAACCCAGCAGCATAATGCTGCTCTTGAGGAGCTCAAGGAAAAACACAGGGTTGAAGTGGAGACCCTTCTGAGAGATAAAGAACTCCAGCTCCAAGCACATGTTGAGGATATGAACCAGAAAACCTTAGAGAAACTGGATGCAAAGCAGGCAGAGCTAGAGGTCGTTTGCGCTGAACTTTCTGAGGCGTTGAAGCGTAAACAGCTTCTGGAAGAGAAGTTGGTGGCAACTGAAGAGGCTCATAGCTTAGCTCAACTGGAACATGAGAAGAGGTTTCAGGATCAGGTGGCAAAGCACAATCTAGCACTCGAAAATACCAAACAGGAGCAGAAGCAGTCACTTGGAGGTAAGGAGAAAACTCTGAAGGAGGAGATTAAAGCGTTGAAGATTGTTCTGAGGGAGAAGGAAAAGGATATTGAAGAACGCATCTATAGAGAAAAAACACTACAAGAGGAATTACAAGAATTAAATGTCAAGGTTAAGGAGttgaaggagctgcagcagcgtTTATCACAGTCCCAGCTGGAAAAAGAGAGCCTGAAAGAGTCTAATGCACAGTTAAGTAAGCTCTCAGAGGATCTTGATCAGTGTAAGAGGGATTTGACAGATTTGGAGCATCAGTTGGAAGTGGCACAGAATGACTGTCAACAAAAAGAGAAGTCTGTTCAAGAACTAGAGCACCAATTACAACAGAGCAAAAATGAGCTGTTGGAGCAGGAGAAGTCATTTACTGCAGAACTGAACACTAAGCAAGAAGAACAAACACGCCTCAAGAAACAGATGGAAGAGGAAAAAGCTGCCCATGagaaaaagctgaaaaacacTACAACAGAGTTGGAAGCTAAGCTGAagacacaggaaacaaaaatgGAAAAGTTTAAACAGAAGGCCAAAGACATGCACGAGAGTTTCAAGAAAAAGATCCAGCAGAATGAAGAAAACATGAAGAAGGAACTtgcaaaaaaggagaaagagctTCAGCAGAAAGAGCAACAAGTTCAAGAGAAAATTGTAGAGATGGCCAATAAAAGTTCCCAAGGCCTCAGCAGCGCAATGTCAGAGCTGCAGGCCAACCATAAGGAAGAACTGGAGAAGCTACATGACAGCCATAAGCATGAGATTGAGGAGCTGGAGCACCGTTGGCAGGAGAAGTTAGGACAGCAGGAGGAAGAATTAATGGagaaacactcacacatactACAGGAGAAGGCTCAGGAACTGGAGGAAATGTCCCAGCAACTtggcagaggaaaagaggagaacGAGCAGGCATTGTGCGAAATTAAGGATTTAAAGGAGGAGCTGGCGATTCGCGAAACCACCGTGCAGAAGCTACAAGAAGAGCTCAACGAAGCGGCGGTTAAGCTTGAAAGTTTGTCTCAGGGTGAAGCGTTGCTCAAAGAGCAAATGGAGTCACTGGAGAGGAACCTTAACCAGGCTCTGAACGAGAGAAACTCCCTCCAAGACAAGCTCGAAACAACGAAGGAAGAGAACAGGGAGAGGTTAAAGACCTTGTCAGATAAGTTAGAGGAAACAGAGAAGCAGCTTAAAGCGCTGGAAGGTTCCAGATGGAAGGAAAGTGAGGACTTGGAGAATAAATTTGAGGAAACTTCCATTCAGCTACAAGCCAAGAAAGCAGAGTTCCAGCAGCAGTTAATAATGATCCAAAACCAAATGGAGCATTGCTGTAAGGAGTTTCAATCTAAAGTAGAGTGTGGATCTAATGAACTCTGTCAAAGAGTTGAGTGTAGATTGAAAGAGCTGAAAGATAGACTGCTCTGCAGTCAGAAGAAGGTAGGGCATCTCAAAAACGGTATCCTTACTAAAGTAGATAGAATTTGCACTTTAGAGGAGAGTCTCCGCCAGCAGACGGAGGAGAATAAGAATCTATGCATTTCATTAGAACAGGTGAATGCTCAGGTAAGTGCTCACATGGAGCATGTCCAAGCCTTAACACATGAGAAGGAGAATCATTCTCAGTCTGTCAACGAGAAAGTTCAGAAAATTGAGGAGTTGAGTGAAGCAAACAGAATCATATCAGAAAGTATGAAAACAAACGAGTCACATATCAGAAACTTGGAGAGCATCATCAGCGACTTGAAAAATCAGCTAGCAAGTAGCAtaaaagagaaggaggaagcCATAAATCAGCTGAAGCAGCAGTATAAAGAGGAGCGACAACAAATTGAGGAGACCATTGAGAGGTTGGAGCAGGAGAGAAAGTCTGCTTTAGAGCGGGTGGACGCACTCAGGAACAGTCTGTCCGAGGCAGAGGCAAAGTTCACCCAGAATGACAACGCTATTACATCTCTACAGGCCAGGCTTGACGAGCTGGAGCGAGAGATTGTAGAAAAGAACGAAGCTCTGCAAAGGCTGACGGCAAGTATTGACAATCAGTCTATCAGCAAGTCTGAGATGGACCAGGTGCTGAGCGAGAAGGAGCAGAGGGTCAGCGGGCTTAACCAGGAGCTGGAGAGTTGCATAGGGCGACTTGGTGAGCTTCAGGAGCAGTTAGCCTTAAAGACGAAAGAGTGTGAACAGCTCACAGCTGACCtcaaacagcagcacagcatCAGGGAGGATGAAAAGAGAGTGCTggcagagcagctgcagcagacccAGATGCAGCGTAATGTGGAGAAGGAGATGGCAGAAAAACTACTTTCCCTTGAGGAAGACAACCAAAAGTGTAAACACAAGCTTGAGAGTCAAAGGGAAGAATTTGAAAGGATGAAGGACGAGATTATCAAGAGCAAAGAGGAGAGTCTGAAGGCGAGTGAGGAGAAGTTGTCTGCGGAGAGTGCTCGGAAAGTATCGGAGCTGAAGAAGAAAGCTGAGCAGAAAATCGGTCAGATTAAAAAACAGCTAACCTCGCAGCTCGAGGAGAAAGAGCAGACGATCAAGACTCTTCAGGCCAGCTTGGAGGAAGTCAAGAGCAGTGAAATGGCCCGCAAAGAACACGCGGACACGttggaagagaaaataaaaacactcgAGGAAGCTCTCATCAATCTCAAGGAAGAGCAGGAGAAACAACTGGAACAGATTCTGAGTGTTGAGAGGCTTGAGAAAGAAAAGTCTTTAGAGGAACTGAAAAACGTTTATGAAGAGAAGCTGTCCTCGCTTCAGAGAGATGTAGCACAACAAGGGCAGCTCAAAGAAACTGAATCGGCGCTACAAGAAATCGAGGCAAAGCTGGAAGAAGCAGAAGAGCAGAATGGAAACCTTCTTGCAGAAATAAATCGTCTGAAAGAAGAACTACGTGAGAAGGATGCTGAGCTCGAGGAACATCAGGCAACTATTACGCAGGTCCAGAATCCATTAGAACCTGAGGCTGCAATGACGGTTGAATGTAGCAGCGTGCAGCAAACAAAGAGTGCAATGGAAAACCACTCCACGATGCCAGAAGTGGACACTGATTCTCTTGAGTCTCTTAAGGACAGTCTGAATCAGGTGAGGAACGAGAAAGAGAAAATCCAGAAGGACTTCGCCAGGCTACAGAAAGATCTCCGGTTACTGAGGAAGGAGCATGAACAGGACCTAGAATACATGAAGAAAGAGTTTTTAGAGGAGAATGAGACAAAGCTAAA ACTGGAGATGGAAGATGTGCAAATGAAGCATAATTCTGCTATCAAGCAGTTAATGCGGGAGTTCAACACGCAAATGGCTTTGAAAGAGAGGGAGCTTGATACAGCAGTGAAGGAGGCCATTG CGAAGGCCCAGAGTGTTGAAGCAGAGCTCATCAGTAGCCATCGCGAGGAAGCCAGTCAGCTGAGGAAGCTGATTGCCCAGAAGGAGGAGGATTTGCACAGAACTGTTCAGACATACGAGCAGGTTATACAG aatcgagaggaggagatgggagaCAGAGTGTGGCAGGTCCAGAAAGAACTGGAGGAGTTGCAAAGAAAGGGCCCTTCTGAG ATGACCATGGAAGATCTACAG GCTCAGCTGGCCGAGAAGACGACGTTGCTGAGTGAGGCTCGGCTGAAGGAGCAGCAGTTTGTGGAGAGA ATTCACTCGCTGGAGGACAAGATTAAATGTTTCCACCGTAAGACTGTTGTAACTCATCTTGGGAGCACATTCAAAG ATCCTGGATTCAACAGCACTGATGCACTCTCAGAAGCCACTGAGATGGAGTACCTGAGGAAAGTGTTGTTTGAATACATGATGGGACGGGAAACAAAA ACGATGGCCAAAGTGATTACCTCTATGCTCAAGTTTCCTCCGGACCAAGCGCAAAAGGTTTTGGACAAAGAAGACTCAAAAACAACT CCGTGGTTACGATGA